A region of the Methanobrevibacter ruminantium M1 genome:
CCTATAGATTATTGGGAATTTAGGGTCTAGCTTTATGATGGAATTCAATTCATTGAAATTCTTAAAGTTGACAGCTGTATTGACCTTATATTTTTGAGATATTGATTGGCTGCTGTCGTTTATAAATTTGGATAACTGCTTTCCAATGATTTCAACAGGATAGCCGATATCATGGAAAAGGGAAGCTATTCCCCAACGGTATAGGAACTCCTCTGCGGAAAATTCACCATCAGCAGTCTTATAGTATTTCTTATATGGACTGTCTGTCACATAAGCCTCAAATGCATTCCTATATTTATGATTGCTTGCATAAATGGCCAAACCAAGGATGAATACGTTTACTGAATGGATGAAATGATCCCTCTGCTTTTCAATCAAATCCCCTGTATTCTCTTCATAGTCCTTCATTACATTGACCAGTTTCAATAATGAATTGGACTCGCTGATGTCTATGCTTTCAGTCTTATGCCCATGGGACTTGTCCTCATCTGTGATTTGATAGATCATGAAAAAGTTTTCATAGATTTCATAGGCGGTATATGTGTTTTCCTTTTCTAAAAAAAGAATAATGCTTCCTTCTAAAAGGTCTTTATAGTGATGACCATTCTTGTAATCGTCATATAATTGCAAATCTCTAAAGAAATCCTCAATATAAGGTCTTAAGTTATTTTGTTCCCCTTCCATTTTATCACCAAATAGGAATTGAATAGATTATTGTGAAAATTATTTATTTTATTAAAATGTTTAGTTATATAAACTTCTTTTAATAATCACTTAAATAATTTTATATCATTATGAATACTATTTTAATTAATAATTGGGTAAAAATTATTTTTGTTTAATGAAATGAAATAGGCAAATCTAAAGTGTCCCAAATTAATTAAAATTGAGCAATAAAAAAAAGAATTGAGAAAAATAAGTAAATAAATAAAAAAAAGGAAAAAAAAGAATTGCAAAAAATAAAAAAATAAATAAATAAAAGAAAAGAAGAAAGAATTTAATCAGTCAAAATACCTAATGCAGTCCAATAAATCCCTCATGTGTTTGATTTCTTTAGACAAATCAATATCCAAATAAACCTTGTCCTCAGTTTGAAAGCTGGAAGAGATTATCAATTGATTTCCATACTGCTTATAGCCATCTACAGGACTATGACCTACCACCATGCAGTTTGCTCCCACAATATTTAGGAAATTGAAGATGTCTCCCTCATCATACAAATTACTGTCAGTCAATATGTTTCTACGTCCATAAAGGTTTCTTTTTGGGCGAAGCCATAAGAAATCATCTAAAATAGGATTATGATAATCTCCATCAAAAATGCCATTAAAGTCTTCGATTGACTTTACCTTTCTTGAAGGCCCTGCATGGGATAAGAAAAGGCCATTTTCAGTTTTTACAAAGAAAGGCATGGATTTAAAGAATCTGATATATTCTGTAATGGCTGGCTCTATAGTACCTTTCTTATAGGATATCAAGTATTCGAAATCCTCCCTAATGTTTTCTCCATTTTTGAATATGTCCCTATGAACAATATGAGCCCATTCATGATTTCCGAGCAATACATGAAAATTGGAATATTTCTTATCCTTTTCGATTACATCATCCAACAGCTCTACAGACTTATCATTAAAGTAAGGGGAATGAATT
Encoded here:
- a CDS encoding metallophosphoesterase; this translates as MNDKLIELPNYGRLMVVSDLHGNLNDYEKYIDLWDCQDPDFHIVFLGDLIHSPYFNDKSVELLDDVIEKDKKYSNFHVLLGNHEWAHIVHRDIFKNGENIREDFEYLISYKKGTIEPAITEYIRFFKSMPFFVKTENGLFLSHAGPSRKVKSIEDFNGIFDGDYHNPILDDFLWLRPKRNLYGRRNILTDSNLYDEGDIFNFLNIVGANCMVVGHSPVDGYKQYGNQLIISSSFQTEDKVYLDIDLSKEIKHMRDLLDCIRYFD